In the genome of Microbacterium saperdae, one region contains:
- a CDS encoding carbohydrate ABC transporter permease produces the protein MRRSRDIGESIIRPHLSIPGRVLLLLLALFGLLPIYWLTATAFTKKEDVFALDRPFFPVDPTIENFVGFFQNDALLRNLLNSVIVSTGTAVLAVLVGGLMAYSLSKFRYRGRNAIMFMFLIGQLIPGALLLISLYLMLSSAGLLYTYTALIISFTTFTLPLAVFLLKGIIDALPDDILEAAKVDGLSRTGTMFRIVFPLVVPGLITAGMFAFMRGWSDLLFALTLAGPDKQTLPAGLTQAFIREGTADWPALMAASLITSLPLVIIFILLQRYFVSGLAAGAVKG, from the coding sequence ATGCGCCGTTCGCGCGACATCGGCGAGTCGATCATCCGCCCGCATCTGTCCATCCCCGGCCGTGTCCTGCTCCTGCTGCTGGCGCTCTTCGGTCTGCTCCCCATCTACTGGCTGACCGCGACCGCCTTCACCAAGAAGGAGGACGTCTTCGCCCTCGATCGCCCGTTCTTCCCGGTCGACCCGACCATCGAGAACTTCGTCGGGTTCTTCCAGAACGACGCGCTGCTCAGGAATCTCCTCAACAGCGTGATCGTCTCGACGGGCACCGCGGTGCTCGCCGTGCTGGTCGGAGGGCTCATGGCCTACTCGCTGTCGAAGTTCCGCTACCGCGGACGCAACGCGATCATGTTCATGTTCCTGATCGGGCAGCTGATCCCCGGGGCGCTGCTGCTCATCTCCCTGTACCTGATGCTGAGCTCCGCCGGACTGCTCTACACCTACACGGCGCTGATCATCTCGTTCACGACGTTCACGCTGCCGCTCGCGGTGTTCCTGCTGAAGGGCATCATCGACGCCCTCCCCGATGACATCCTCGAGGCGGCGAAGGTCGACGGACTCTCGCGCACAGGGACGATGTTCCGCATCGTGTTCCCGCTCGTGGTGCCCGGTCTCATCACGGCAGGGATGTTCGCGTTCATGCGCGGCTGGAGCGACCTGCTCTTCGCACTGACGCTCGCCGGACCAGACAAGCAGACGCTTCCGGCCGGCCTCACCCAGGCGTTCATCCGCGAAGGCACGGCCGACTGGCCGGCGCTCATGGCAGCCTCGCTGATCACGTCCTTGCCGCTCGTCATCATCTTCATCCTCCTGCAGCGCTACTTCGTCTCCGGCCTCGCCGCCGGAGCCGTCAAGGGGTAG
- a CDS encoding carbohydrate ABC transporter permease — translation MIALPAVLLFLVIAIFPLVSSIGTSLYDQSLLRPERTFVGFDNYVAIWDEFFARLGTTLVFASLSTVFPLVLGVALALLLNARMRGRNILRGALMLPWLLPGVVVSFLWAWIFNDSYGVVNHVLSTFGLPEVSMLGQPVGAMAAVVIAKTWHSFPWIMVVALAVLQTLPSEQIEAATIDGATRAQRFRYISLPHIAGPVTLVAVLEFIYNFGNFDTIFVMTGGGPGNSTTTLAVSLYHLAFGSYELGKASAMGALWLVLLAIISSGYLLLNRRLEK, via the coding sequence ATGATCGCACTTCCCGCGGTCCTGTTGTTCCTCGTGATCGCGATCTTCCCCCTCGTGTCGAGCATCGGAACGAGCCTCTACGACCAATCGCTGCTGCGTCCGGAGCGCACGTTCGTCGGCTTCGACAACTACGTGGCGATCTGGGACGAGTTCTTCGCACGCCTGGGCACCACCCTCGTGTTCGCCTCGCTCTCGACGGTCTTCCCGCTCGTGCTCGGCGTCGCCCTCGCCCTCCTGCTCAATGCGCGCATGCGGGGACGCAACATCCTGCGGGGCGCGCTGATGCTGCCCTGGCTCCTCCCCGGCGTCGTCGTCTCCTTCCTGTGGGCCTGGATCTTCAACGACAGCTACGGCGTCGTCAACCATGTGCTCTCCACGTTCGGGCTCCCGGAGGTCAGCATGCTGGGTCAGCCCGTCGGTGCGATGGCCGCCGTCGTCATCGCCAAGACCTGGCACTCGTTCCCCTGGATCATGGTCGTCGCGCTCGCGGTGCTCCAGACCCTGCCCAGCGAGCAGATCGAGGCGGCGACCATCGACGGTGCGACCAGGGCCCAGCGCTTCCGCTACATCTCCCTCCCGCACATCGCCGGCCCGGTCACGCTCGTGGCGGTGCTCGAGTTCATCTACAACTTCGGCAACTTCGACACGATCTTCGTCATGACCGGCGGAGGACCGGGCAACTCGACCACCACGCTCGCGGTCAGCCTGTACCACCTCGCGTTCGGCAGCTACGAGCTCGGCAAGGCCTCCGCGATGGGCGCCCTCTGGCTCGTCCTGCTTGCGATCATCTCGAGCGGCTACCTGCTCCTCAACCGACGACTGGAGAAGTGA
- a CDS encoding IclR family transcriptional regulator → MASESVGGTQTVERAMSLLACFTEESGELRVSELCTLTGLGQSTVSRMMSALDRMKFVVQDGRTGLYRLGPAAVSLGTIAINGSPIFRASRQIAQNLARKIEIGVNVAELSGFTFTYLCNFEGALAPKSFAMAGRTGPLHATGLGKALLSGMPSAMVDEYFAQTPQRFTPHTIVDRDAMEIALEETRSRGYATEIEELAFGRACIAAPIHNRAGEIVAGLSASGPLSVLDLHAPHQELALQLIEAADEISVALGYSPSRTASSFATL, encoded by the coding sequence ATGGCATCGGAATCCGTGGGCGGCACGCAGACGGTCGAACGGGCGATGTCGTTGCTCGCGTGCTTCACCGAGGAGTCGGGGGAACTCCGGGTCTCGGAACTGTGCACCCTGACCGGTCTCGGCCAGTCCACCGTCTCCCGCATGATGTCCGCGCTCGACCGCATGAAGTTCGTGGTGCAGGACGGCCGCACCGGTCTGTACCGACTCGGTCCCGCCGCCGTCTCCCTGGGCACGATCGCGATCAACGGCTCGCCGATCTTCCGCGCCTCGCGTCAGATCGCCCAGAACCTCGCGCGCAAGATCGAGATCGGCGTCAACGTCGCCGAGCTCAGCGGCTTCACCTTCACCTACCTCTGCAACTTCGAGGGCGCCCTCGCTCCCAAGTCGTTCGCGATGGCCGGTCGCACCGGACCGCTGCACGCCACGGGCCTGGGCAAGGCCCTGCTGTCGGGCATGCCCAGCGCCATGGTCGATGAGTACTTCGCCCAGACTCCGCAACGGTTCACCCCGCACACGATCGTCGACCGCGACGCGATGGAGATCGCCCTGGAAGAGACCCGCAGCCGCGGATACGCGACCGAGATCGAGGAACTCGCCTTCGGTCGCGCCTGCATCGCCGCGCCGATCCACAACCGCGCCGGCGAGATCGTCGCCGGCCTCTCGGCCAGCGGTCCGCTCTCGGTGCTGGACCTGCACGCCCCCCACCAGGAGCTCGCGCTGCAGCTGATCGAGGCCGCCGACGAGATCTCCGTCGCCCTCGGCTACAGCCCCTCCCGCACCGCGAGCTCGTTCGCGACCCTCTGA
- a CDS encoding SDR family NAD(P)-dependent oxidoreductase gives MTGRGVLLIGGSSDIGIAIARAFVDGGDSVVGVGIEECTDAVFTKYVTADCSMPETAELTVADARQTLGSIDVVVLAAGRMPIARADATSDDDWRGAFGATLDSAFFVARAALPHLAPGSSIVAVTSVNATLAAPALAAYAAAKAGVEGLVRQLALDYGPRGIRVNAVQPGSISASDTGETEGYPLGRIGRPEEVAAVVAFLASDAASFVTGTSLAVDGGLSISSPAAWLKPVLRERWL, from the coding sequence GTGACCGGCCGCGGTGTGCTGCTGATCGGCGGCAGTTCCGATATCGGCATCGCGATCGCCCGCGCCTTCGTCGACGGTGGTGACTCGGTCGTCGGCGTCGGGATCGAGGAGTGCACGGACGCGGTGTTCACGAAGTACGTCACCGCCGACTGCAGCATGCCCGAGACCGCCGAGCTCACGGTGGCCGACGCGCGGCAGACCCTCGGCAGCATCGACGTGGTGGTCCTCGCAGCCGGTCGGATGCCGATCGCGCGCGCCGATGCGACGAGCGACGACGACTGGCGCGGCGCCTTCGGTGCCACGCTGGACTCGGCGTTCTTCGTGGCGCGTGCCGCACTCCCCCACCTCGCGCCCGGCTCCTCGATCGTCGCCGTCACCTCGGTAAATGCGACGCTCGCTGCCCCCGCCCTCGCCGCCTACGCGGCCGCCAAGGCAGGCGTCGAGGGCCTCGTGCGCCAGCTCGCGCTCGACTACGGCCCCCGTGGCATCCGGGTGAACGCCGTACAGCCCGGCAGCATCTCCGCGAGCGACACCGGCGAGACCGAGGGGTACCCGCTCGGTCGGATCGGCCGCCCGGAAGAGGTCGCCGCGGTCGTGGCGTTCCTCGCCTCGGACGCCGCATCGTTCGTCACCGGCACCTCCCTCGCGGTGGACGGCGGCCTGTCGATCTCCTCACCCGCCGCCTGGCTCAAACCCGTGCTGCGCGAGCGCTGGCTCTGA
- a CDS encoding ABC transporter substrate-binding protein has translation MNLSNSQLSRRAFLGGGSALAAFGLLALTGCATPTATGVGTGAGVNAATKAKTINFYGNSLGEEALKSAWQGILDGFSKEAGVKVAPVIYPYDQAATQLALTGRSGKLLGVGQSGGWQVLTPMDVLADLTDLAKGLGIPQGVLDSYTMDGKLLVLPLTAAGIGMITNGEIAQSVGIKSGMSVEQFATALEKIKKQDSSLIPYAAVTKNPDLKDAVHWMWGFGSDVVTDDFTCTIGDAESVKAITWYKSLQDAGLTQTNVARSDARILFASGRAAIYDDAPLASTFVKTNGAAQNIIDNIGAISRPTSGGKDSFNRAWGSGLFASAGEGELTSREFISYAATNVEAATALYENSAVAPAAKSVADQIPALAADKFQQAFRTEVSEHARGAAWDRVAVTAQIDAAIGGGVATILAGQVDVQAGLNALKKEVQGLLDSNT, from the coding sequence ATGAACCTCTCGAACTCGCAGCTGAGTCGCCGGGCCTTCCTCGGCGGCGGCAGCGCCCTGGCCGCGTTCGGCCTGCTCGCCCTCACCGGTTGCGCCACGCCGACCGCGACAGGCGTCGGCACCGGTGCCGGCGTGAACGCCGCGACCAAGGCCAAGACCATCAACTTCTACGGCAACTCGCTCGGCGAGGAGGCGCTGAAGTCCGCCTGGCAGGGGATCCTTGACGGGTTCTCGAAGGAGGCGGGGGTGAAGGTCGCCCCCGTCATCTACCCCTACGACCAGGCCGCCACGCAGCTCGCCCTCACCGGGCGCTCCGGCAAGCTCCTCGGCGTCGGACAGTCCGGCGGATGGCAGGTGCTCACGCCCATGGACGTGCTGGCCGACCTCACCGATCTCGCGAAGGGGCTGGGCATCCCGCAGGGCGTGCTCGACTCGTACACGATGGACGGCAAGCTGCTGGTGCTCCCGCTGACGGCGGCCGGTATCGGCATGATCACGAACGGCGAGATCGCCCAGAGCGTCGGCATCAAATCGGGCATGAGCGTGGAGCAGTTCGCCACGGCGCTCGAGAAGATCAAGAAGCAGGACTCCTCGCTGATCCCGTACGCCGCGGTCACGAAGAACCCCGACCTCAAGGACGCTGTGCACTGGATGTGGGGCTTCGGCAGCGACGTCGTCACGGACGATTTCACCTGCACCATCGGTGACGCGGAGAGCGTCAAGGCCATCACCTGGTACAAGTCGCTGCAGGACGCGGGGCTGACGCAGACGAACGTGGCCCGCAGCGATGCGCGCATCCTGTTCGCGAGCGGCCGCGCCGCGATCTACGATGACGCACCTCTCGCCTCGACCTTCGTGAAGACGAACGGTGCCGCGCAGAACATCATCGACAACATCGGTGCGATCTCGCGGCCGACCTCCGGTGGCAAGGACTCGTTCAACCGGGCATGGGGCAGCGGTCTGTTCGCGAGTGCCGGCGAGGGCGAGCTCACGAGTCGCGAGTTCATCTCGTACGCCGCGACCAACGTCGAGGCCGCGACGGCGCTCTACGAGAACTCCGCCGTCGCTCCGGCCGCCAAGAGCGTGGCCGACCAGATCCCCGCGCTCGCCGCCGACAAGTTCCAGCAGGCGTTCCGCACCGAGGTCTCGGAGCACGCTCGCGGTGCCGCGTGGGACCGTGTGGCCGTCACGGCGCAGATCGACGCCGCGATCGGTGGCGGTGTCGCCACGATCCTCGCGGGTCAGGTCGACGTGCAGGCGGGCCTCAATGCGCTGAAGAAGGAAGTCCAGGGGCTGCTCGACTCGAACACCTGA
- a CDS encoding mandelate racemase/muconate lactonizing enzyme family protein: MRIARVQTFPLYLSKEDADNSYAGDTAVEHRGYVIRPPWRSLYSPGYETLLVKIETDDGLVGWGEALAPVAPVVAAAIVDNLLTPLILGEDPRSVRTLWHRMSESMRERGHLTGHQADAMAAVDIALWDLWGHATGLSVSELAGGRFTEVLPTYVSGIRGVDDAERADKAAELVEAGVRRIKLHLGVDIRTDLATYDAIRAVHPDLDLALDAHWTYRLGEAKTLGRELDDRHAWFFEAPLAPEDVEGHRDLAASLSTPVAIGEAMRSRFEFTDWLTRRAVGLTQPDIGRTGITEGLAIAAVSDAFHVPVAPHHSAAFGIAMAAGVHVAASATSLLAFEYQPFTLPVANRLLTTPLEVQPDGGFLVPTGPGLGVTVDEAAIQEYVRH, encoded by the coding sequence GTGAGAATCGCGCGCGTACAGACCTTCCCGCTCTACCTCTCGAAGGAGGATGCCGACAACTCCTACGCGGGTGACACCGCGGTCGAGCACCGCGGCTACGTCATCCGACCGCCGTGGCGCAGCCTGTACTCCCCCGGCTACGAGACGCTGCTGGTGAAGATCGAGACCGATGACGGCCTCGTCGGCTGGGGCGAAGCCCTCGCCCCCGTCGCGCCCGTGGTCGCCGCCGCGATCGTCGACAACCTGCTCACGCCGTTGATCCTGGGCGAGGACCCCCGCTCGGTGCGCACCCTGTGGCATCGGATGTCGGAGTCGATGCGCGAGCGCGGACACCTCACCGGTCACCAGGCCGATGCCATGGCCGCGGTCGACATCGCACTCTGGGATCTGTGGGGCCACGCGACGGGGCTCTCCGTCTCCGAGCTCGCCGGCGGGCGCTTCACCGAGGTCCTCCCGACCTACGTCTCCGGCATCCGGGGTGTCGACGACGCCGAACGTGCCGACAAGGCAGCGGAGCTGGTCGAGGCCGGTGTTCGTCGCATCAAGCTGCACCTCGGCGTCGACATCCGCACGGACCTCGCGACCTACGACGCGATCCGCGCGGTGCACCCCGACCTGGACCTGGCGCTCGATGCGCACTGGACGTACCGCCTGGGCGAGGCCAAGACGCTCGGCCGAGAGCTCGACGACCGCCACGCCTGGTTCTTCGAGGCCCCGCTCGCGCCGGAAGACGTCGAGGGCCACCGCGACCTGGCCGCCTCGCTCTCCACGCCGGTCGCGATCGGCGAGGCGATGCGGAGTCGCTTCGAGTTCACCGACTGGCTCACCCGTCGCGCCGTCGGGCTCACGCAGCCCGACATCGGGCGCACGGGCATCACCGAGGGACTCGCGATCGCCGCCGTGTCGGATGCCTTCCACGTGCCGGTGGCCCCGCACCATTCCGCGGCGTTCGGCATCGCGATGGCGGCGGGCGTGCATGTGGCGGCGAGCGCCACCTCGCTCCTGGCCTTCGAGTACCAGCCCTTCACGCTGCCGGTTGCCAACCGTCTGCTCACCACCCCGCTCGAGGTCCAGCCGGACGGCGGCTTCCTCGTCCCGACCGGCCCTGGCCTGGGCGTGACGGTCGACGAGGCCGCGATCCAGGAGTACGTACGGCACTGA